The proteins below are encoded in one region of Eulemur rufifrons isolate Redbay chromosome 2, OSU_ERuf_1, whole genome shotgun sequence:
- the PLA2G4B gene encoding cytosolic phospholipase A2 beta, with protein MALAKVPGTCLLTVRVLQAHGLPSKDLVTPSDCYVTLWLPTASSNRLQTRTVRNSRNPVWNQSFHFRIHSQLKNMVELKVFDQDLLTKDDPVLSVLFDVGTLRVGELRRESFSLSPQGEERLEVEFRLQSLTDRAEQLASNGILVARELSCLHVQLEETGDQKGSERGVELVLPGSFEGAQEASVGTSPFCFHCPAFWEQELGIHLQDAPQEQLKVPLQALPSGQVVRLVFPTSQEPLMRVELKKEEGPQELAVRLGCGPCAEEQAFLSRRKQVVAAALKQALQLDRDLHEDEIPVVAIMATGGGIRAMTSLYGQLAGLKELGLLDCISYITGASGSTWALANLYEDPEWSQKDLAGPTELLKTQVTKSKLGVLAPSQLRRYQQELAERARLGHPTCFTNLWALINEALLHDEPHDYKLSDQREALSRGQNPLPIYCALNTKGKSLTTFEFGEWCEFSPYEVGFPKYGAFIPSELFGSEFFMGRLMKRLPESRICFLEGIWSNLYAANLQDSLYWASEPSQFWDRWAHSQASLDKEQVPLLKIEEPPTTAGRIADFFTDLLTRRPLAQATHNFLRGLQLHKDYFQHPYFSTWKATKLDGLPNQLTPAEPYLCLLDVGYLVNTSCPPLLQPTRDVDLILSLDYNLHGAFQQLQLLGRFCQEQGIPFPPISPSPEEQRQPRECHTFSDPARPEAPVVLHFPLVNDSFREHSAPGVRRTPEEAAAGEVNLSSSSSPYHYTKVTYSQEDVDKLLGLTHYNICNNRERLLAALRQAVRRRQQHRRE; from the exons ATGGCTCTG GCAAAGGTGCCTGGGACCTGCCTGCTCACGGTCCGTGTGCTGCAGGCGCATGGCCTGCCCTCCAAGGACCTAG TGACCCCCTCTGACTGCTACGTTACCCTGTGGCTGCCCACGGCCTCCAGCAACAGGCTGCAGACACGCACGGTCAGGAACAGCAGAAACCCTGTCTGGAACCAGAGCTTTCACTTCCGAATCCACAGCCAGCTCAAG AACATGGTGGAACTGAAAGTCTTTGACCAGGACCTGTTGACCAAAGACGACCCCGTGTTGTCAGTGCTGTTTGACGTGGGGACGCTGCGGGTTGGGGAGTTGCGGCGTGAGAGCTTCTCACTGAGCCCTCAG GGTGAGGAGCGGCTAGAAGTTGAATTTCGGCTGCAGAGTCT GACAGACCGAGCTGAGCAGCTCGCCAGCAATGGCATCCTGGTG GCCCGGGAACTCTCCTGCTTGCACGTTCAACTGGAGGAGACGGGGGACCAGAAGG GGTCAGAGCGCGGAGTTGAGCTGGTGTTGCCCGGGTCCTTTGAGGGTGCACAGGAGGCCTCTGTGGGCACCAGCCCCTTCTGCTTCCATTGCCCGGCCTTCTGGGAGCAAGAGCTGGGTATCCATCTGCAG GATGCCCCCCAGGAACAACTGAAGGTGCCACTGCAGGCGCTGCCCTCTGGCCAGGTGGTGAGGCTCGTCTTCCCCACGTCCCAG GAGCCCCTGATGAGGGTGGAGCTGAAAAAAGAAGAAGG aCCCCAGGAGCTGGCCGTGCGGCTGGGCTGCGGGCCCTGCGCCGAGGAGCAGGCCTTCCTCAGCAGGAGGAAGCAGGTGGTAGCCGCGGCCCTGAAGCAGGCCCTGCAGCTGGACAGAGACCTGCACGAGGACGAG ATCCCAGTGGTAGCTATAATGGCCACTGGTGGTGGGATCCGGGCAATGACTTCCCTGTATGGGCAGCTGGCCGGCCTGAAGGAGCTGGGCCTCTTGGATTGCATCTCCTACATCACAGGGGCCTCGGGCTCCACCTG GGCCTTGGCCAACCTCTATGAGGACCCAGAGTGGTCTCAGAAGGACTTGGCAGGGCCCACAGAGTTGCTGAAGACCCAGGTGACCAAGAGCAAGCTGGGGGTGCTGGCCCCGAGCCAGCTGCGGCGGTACCAGCAGGAGCTAGCTGAGCGTGCCCGCCTGGGCCACCCCACCTGCTTCACCAACCTGTGGGCTCTCATCAATGAGGCGCTGCTGCACGATGAG CCCCATGACTACAAACTCTCCGATCAGCGGGAGGCCCTGAGTCGTGGCCAGAACCCTCTGCCCATCTACTGTGCCCTCAACACCAAGGGGAAGAGCCTGACCACCTTTGAATTTGGGG AGTGGTGCGAGTTCTCCCCCTACGAGGTCGGCTTCCCCAAGTACGGGGCCTTCATCCCCTCCGAGCTCTTTGGCTCCGAGTTCTTCATGGGGCGGCTGATGAAGAGGCTTCCCGAGTCCCGTATCTGCTTTTTGGAAG GTATCTGGAGCAACCTGTATGCAGCCAACCTTCAGGACAGCTTATACTGGGCCTCAGAGCCCAGCCAGTTCTGGGACCGCTGGGCCCACAGTCAGGCCAGCCTGG ACAAGGAACAGGTCCCCCTTCTGAAGATAGAGGAGCCACCCACAACAGCCGGCAGGATAGCTGACTTTTTCACCGACCTTCTGACGAGGCGCCCACTTGCTCAGGCCACCCACAATTTCCTGCGTGGCCTCCAGCTGCACAAAGACTATTTCCAGCATCCGTACTTCTCCACCTGGAAAG CCACCAAACTGGATGGGCTCCCCAACCAGCTGACACCTGCGGAGCCCTACCTTTGCCTGCTGGATGTCGGCTACCTTGTCAACACCAGCTGCCCGCCCCTCCTGCAGCCCACTCGGGACGTGGACCTCATCCTGTCGCTGGACTACAATCTCCATGGAGCCTTTCAG CAGCTGCAGCTCCTGGGCCGCTTCTGCCAGGAGCAGGGGATCCCCTTCCCACCCATCTCACCCAGCCCAGAAGAGCAGCGGCAGCCACGGGAGTGCCACACCTTCTCCGACCCCGCCCGCCCCGAAGCCCCCGTGGTGCTGCACTTCCCCCTGGTCAACGACTCCTTCCGGGAACACTCGGCCCCTG GGGTCCGGCGGACACCTGAGGAGGCAGCAGCTGGGGAGGTGAACCTGTCTTCATCCAGCTCCCCCTACCACTACACAAAGGTGACTTACAGCCAGGAGGATGTGGACAAGCTGCTGGGCTTGACACATTACAACATCTGCAACAACCGGGAGCGGCTGCTGGCGGCCCTGCGCCAGGCTGTGCGGCGGAGGCAGCAGCACAGGCGCGAGTGA